One window of the Betaproteobacteria bacterium genome contains the following:
- a CDS encoding barstar family protein: MTPILPSNPSRNGVYRLPASGVDALISQAGTSGFTLHRADLKGLRASRECLVALGKSLDFPPWYGANFDALADCLGDPDWQPVGAQMLLITGAESWRRAHPHDFSTFLEVLAGAADERRSAGQPFWILVDADAELPDPPRG; this comes from the coding sequence ATGACGCCAATCCTGCCTTCGAACCCATCGCGCAACGGCGTCTATCGCCTGCCTGCTTCAGGCGTGGATGCCCTAATCAGCCAGGCCGGCACCAGCGGATTCACGCTCCATCGTGCCGACCTGAAGGGCCTGCGCGCCAGCCGGGAATGCCTTGTCGCCCTGGGAAAGAGCCTCGATTTCCCCCCATGGTACGGCGCCAATTTTGATGCCCTGGCCGATTGCCTGGGCGATCCCGACTGGCAACCGGTCGGCGCCCAGATGCTCCTCATCACCGGAGCCGAGTCCTGGCGCCGCGCCCACCCGCACGATTTCTCGACCTTCCTGGAAGTCCTGGCCGGCGCCGCCGATGAGCGCAGGAGCGCTGGCCAGCCCTTCTGGATTCTGGTCGATGCCGACGCGGAACTACCCGACCCGCCGCGGGGATGA
- a CDS encoding ribonuclease, translating into MAAGLRLLLVLWLAIGSALGLARESGTDWIAAADLPIEARQTLALVKQGGPYPYRRDGVVFRNFERLLPLRPRGYYREYTVQTPGSRTRGARRIVAGSSGEYYYTEDHYQSFRRIRE; encoded by the coding sequence ATGGCTGCCGGGTTGCGCCTCCTGCTCGTCCTCTGGCTGGCGATCGGGAGTGCGCTTGGTCTGGCTCGCGAGTCGGGCACGGACTGGATTGCGGCCGCCGACCTGCCCATCGAAGCCCGGCAGACCCTCGCCCTGGTCAAACAGGGCGGGCCCTACCCCTACCGCCGGGATGGTGTCGTCTTCCGCAATTTCGAACGCCTCCTCCCCCTTCGCCCGCGCGGCTACTACCGCGAATATACGGTGCAGACCCCCGGCAGCCGGACGCGCGGCGCCCGCCGCATCGTCGCCGGAAGCAGCGGCGAGTATTACTACACCGAAGACCATTACCAGAGTTTCCGCCGCATACGCGAATGA
- the aspS gene encoding aspartate--tRNA ligase, whose protein sequence is MRSHYCGQLNATLDGQIVTLCGWAHRRRDHGGVIFIDLRDREGLAQVVCDPDRADAFKIAESVRNEFCLKITGKVRPRPAGTTNANLASGEIEVLCHEIEVLNPSVTPPFQLDEENLSENVRLTHRVIDLRRPQMQNNLMLRYKTARAFRRFLDDNGFIDVETPMLTKSTPEGARDYLVPSRVHPGQFFALPQSPQLFKQLLMVAGYDRYYQITKCFRDEDLRADRQPEFTQVDIETSFMGEAEITALMEQLIRRVFKEAIDVDLPQFPRMTYAEAMHRFGSDKPDLRVTLELTEVTDAFKGVAFKVFAGVANSEGGRIAAMRIPGGTALTRGEIDAYTQFVGIYGAKGLAYIKVNDVTQINETGLQSPIVKNLSEASLRTVIERTGAQSGDLIFFGADKAKIVNDALGALRIKIGHEKGFVTGAKWAPLWVVDFPMFEYDDESKRWTACHHPFTSPKDEHMDLLTSDPGKCLAKAYDLALNGWELGGGSVRIHRADVQETVFKALAIGPEEQQAKFGFLLDALKYGAPPHGGLAFGLDRIVTMMTGAESIRDVIAFPKTQRAQCLLTDAPSGVDEKQLRELHIRLRQKLETQVEVTPQA, encoded by the coding sequence ATGCGTAGCCACTACTGCGGACAACTCAACGCCACCCTCGACGGCCAGATCGTCACCCTTTGCGGCTGGGCCCATCGCCGCCGCGACCACGGGGGCGTGATCTTCATCGACCTGCGGGACCGCGAGGGCCTGGCCCAGGTGGTCTGTGATCCGGACCGGGCCGACGCCTTCAAGATCGCCGAGTCCGTGCGCAACGAGTTCTGTCTCAAGATCACCGGCAAGGTGCGCCCCCGGCCGGCCGGCACCACCAATGCCAACCTCGCTTCCGGCGAAATCGAAGTGCTCTGCCACGAGATCGAGGTCCTCAACCCGTCCGTCACCCCCCCGTTCCAGTTGGATGAGGAAAATCTCTCCGAAAACGTGCGCCTGACCCACCGCGTCATCGACCTGCGCCGCCCGCAGATGCAGAACAACCTGATGCTGCGTTACAAGACGGCCCGCGCCTTTCGCCGCTTCCTCGACGACAACGGCTTCATCGACGTCGAAACGCCGATGCTCACCAAGTCCACCCCGGAAGGTGCCCGCGATTATCTGGTGCCGTCCCGCGTGCATCCCGGCCAATTCTTCGCCCTGCCGCAGTCGCCCCAGCTCTTCAAACAGCTGCTGATGGTGGCCGGCTACGACCGCTACTACCAGATCACCAAGTGCTTCCGTGACGAAGACTTGCGCGCCGACCGCCAGCCGGAATTCACCCAGGTCGATATCGAAACCTCGTTCATGGGCGAGGCCGAAATCACCGCCCTGATGGAGCAGTTGATCCGCCGTGTCTTCAAGGAAGCCATCGACGTCGATCTCCCGCAATTCCCGCGCATGACCTACGCCGAAGCCATGCACCGCTTCGGCTCGGACAAGCCGGATTTGCGCGTCACCCTGGAGCTGACCGAAGTCACCGACGCCTTCAAGGGCGTCGCCTTCAAGGTCTTCGCCGGCGTCGCCAACAGCGAAGGCGGCCGCATCGCCGCCATGCGCATCCCGGGCGGCACCGCTCTGACCCGCGGCGAAATCGACGCCTACACCCAGTTCGTCGGCATCTATGGCGCCAAGGGCCTGGCCTACATCAAGGTCAACGACGTCACCCAGATCAATGAAACCGGCCTCCAGTCGCCCATCGTCAAGAACTTGTCCGAAGCCTCGCTGCGCACGGTCATCGAGCGCACCGGCGCCCAGTCCGGCGACCTCATCTTCTTCGGCGCCGACAAGGCCAAGATCGTCAACGACGCCCTTGGGGCGCTGCGCATCAAGATCGGCCACGAAAAGGGCTTCGTCACCGGCGCCAAGTGGGCACCGCTGTGGGTCGTCGATTTCCCCATGTTCGAATACGACGACGAATCCAAGCGCTGGACCGCCTGCCACCACCCCTTCACCAGCCCCAAGGACGAGCACATGGATCTGCTGACGAGCGATCCCGGCAAGTGCCTGGCCAAGGCCTACGATCTGGCGCTGAACGGCTGGGAACTGGGCGGCGGCTCGGTGCGTATCCACCGCGCCGACGTTCAGGAAACCGTCTTCAAGGCCCTGGCCATCGGGCCCGAGGAGCAACAGGCCAAGTTCGGCTTCCTCCTCGACGCCCTGAAGTACGGCGCCCCGCCCCACGGCGGCCTGGCCTTCGGCCTCGACCGCATCGTCACCATGATGACCGGGGCCGAATCCATCCGCGACGTCATCGCCTTCCCCAAGACCCAGCGCGCCCAGTGCCTGCTCACCGACGCCCCCTCCGGCGTCGACGAGAAGCAACTGCGCGAACTGCACATCCGCCTGCGTCAGAAGCTCGAGACCCAGGTGGAAGTCACGCCCCAGGCGTAA
- a CDS encoding DUF502 domain-containing protein, translating to MRRQLIKRWFITGLVIWVPLVITAWVLSVIVNTLDQSLRLLPTAFHPQQLVGFMIPGAGALLTLLMILLTGFLATNFIGQKLVSWWEKLLARIPVVNSVYNSVKQVSDTLFAPNGNAFRKALLVQYPREGSWTIAFLTGQPGGDVRNHLGGDYVSVYVPTTPNPTSGFFLMMPASSVVELDMTVDEALKYIISMGVVAPPPPHRATKPQLKTEQLHA from the coding sequence GTGCGCCGCCAATTGATCAAACGCTGGTTCATCACCGGGCTGGTGATCTGGGTTCCCCTGGTCATCACGGCCTGGGTGCTGTCGGTGATCGTCAATACGCTGGACCAATCCCTGCGTCTCTTGCCGACCGCCTTCCACCCCCAGCAGCTCGTAGGCTTCATGATCCCCGGGGCTGGCGCGCTCCTGACCCTGCTCATGATCCTCCTGACCGGGTTCTTGGCGACAAACTTCATCGGGCAAAAGCTGGTGTCCTGGTGGGAAAAGCTTTTGGCCCGCATCCCGGTGGTCAATTCGGTCTACAACAGCGTCAAGCAGGTTTCCGACACTCTTTTCGCGCCCAACGGCAATGCCTTCCGCAAGGCCCTGCTGGTTCAGTACCCGCGGGAAGGCAGCTGGACCATAGCCTTCCTTACCGGGCAGCCGGGGGGCGACGTGCGCAACCACCTGGGCGGCGATTACGTCAGCGTCTATGTGCCGACGACCCCCAACCCCACCTCCGGCTTCTTCCTCATGATGCCGGCCTCCAGCGTCGTCGAGCTCGACATGACCGTCGACGAAGCCCTCAAATACATCATTTCGATGGGCGTCGTGGCCCCTCCGCCGCCCCATCGCGCAACGAAACCCCAACTGAAAACGGAACAGCTTCATGCGTAG
- a CDS encoding zinc ribbon domain-containing protein: MPIYEYRCDACGFQKEHLQKLSDPVLTVCPQCNASAYQKLLSAAGFQLKGSGWYATDFKGNSSPPAKPAETKPESAPPCQGGTGACACAAN, encoded by the coding sequence ATGCCGATCTACGAATATCGCTGCGACGCCTGTGGTTTCCAGAAGGAACACCTGCAGAAATTGAGTGACCCCGTGCTGACCGTCTGCCCTCAGTGCAACGCCAGTGCTTATCAAAAGCTGTTGTCTGCGGCCGGCTTCCAGTTGAAGGGAAGCGGATGGTACGCCACCGACTTCAAAGGCAATTCTTCGCCCCCCGCAAAACCCGCAGAAACCAAGCCTGAAAGTGCGCCCCCCTGCCAGGGCGGCACTGGAGCTTGCGCGTGCGCCGCCAATTGA
- a CDS encoding prepilin peptidase → MLETPGGLAAVAGLLGLCVGSFLNVVAHRLPRMLEREWAAQCAELQAGSDAMATRLPDDAPFDLVRPRSRCPSCGHAITALENIPVLSYLLLGRRCSACRSPISVRYPLVEAFTALGSAGLAWHFGAPWPTLGALALLWALIALSLIDFDTQLLPDGITLPLVWLGLAFNLFGTFTDLQSAVIGAMAGYLSLWSVYWLFRLATGKEGMGFGDFKLLAAIGAWLGWQLLPVVILLSSLVGALVGLSLIFFARHGRQVPIPFGPYLAAAGLIALVWGAPLTAYYLDTIR, encoded by the coding sequence ATGCTGGAAACTCCGGGCGGCTTGGCCGCGGTAGCGGGGCTGCTCGGCCTGTGCGTGGGCAGCTTCCTCAATGTCGTCGCTCACCGCCTGCCGCGCATGCTGGAGCGGGAGTGGGCAGCGCAGTGTGCCGAATTGCAAGCCGGCTCCGACGCAATGGCTACTCGGCTCCCCGACGACGCGCCCTTCGACCTCGTTCGGCCCCGCTCCCGCTGCCCGAGCTGTGGTCATGCCATCACGGCGCTGGAGAACATTCCGGTTCTGAGCTACCTCCTCCTCGGCCGCAGGTGCTCGGCCTGCCGCAGCCCGATTTCTGTCCGCTACCCCCTGGTCGAAGCCTTCACTGCACTCGGTTCCGCCGGCCTCGCATGGCACTTCGGGGCGCCATGGCCCACCCTGGGAGCCCTGGCGCTGCTCTGGGCCCTGATTGCCTTGTCGCTCATTGATTTCGACACCCAACTTCTCCCGGACGGCATTACCCTCCCCCTCGTGTGGCTGGGCCTCGCTTTCAACCTGTTCGGTACCTTCACGGACCTTCAATCGGCAGTGATCGGTGCAATGGCAGGCTATCTCTCGCTCTGGTCGGTCTATTGGCTCTTCCGGCTGGCCACGGGCAAGGAAGGCATGGGTTTCGGGGACTTCAAGCTGCTTGCCGCGATTGGCGCATGGCTGGGTTGGCAGCTGCTGCCTGTAGTGATCCTGTTGTCGTCCCTGGTGGGTGCGCTGGTTGGACTGTCGCTCATCTTTTTTGCCCGGCACGGTCGCCAGGTCCCCATTCCTTTCGGCCCGTATCTTGCCGCCGCCGGGCTGATTGCCCTGGTGTGGGGAGCACCTCTCACCGCGTATTACCTGGACACGATTCGCTGA
- a CDS encoding type II secretion system F family protein, translating into MATAAQARKSVVKEATFVWEGKNKDGKVVRGEMRAASEAVVQTTLRRQGVLVGKVSKQRFRGGSKVTEKDITLFTRQLATMMKSGVPLLQAFDIVGRGHSNPSVGKLLLDIKADVETGSSLSQAFRKYPLYFDALYCNLVGAGEQAGILDSLLDRLATYKEKMLAIKAKIKSALFYPLTIIVVAFVITAIIMIFVIPAFKEVFKSFGADLPAPTLIVIAISDYFVAYWWAIFGAIGGGIYGFFAAYKRSEAMQIAFDRYALRTPVFGDIIRKSVIARWTRTLSTMFSAGVPLVESLESVGGAAGNYVYKVATRNIQGEVSTGTNLTTAMQNTNLFPNMVTQMVAIGEESGALDSMLSKVADFFEAEVDDAVAALSSMMEPLIMVVLGVLIGGMVIAMYLPIFKLGSVVGG; encoded by the coding sequence ATGGCCACTGCCGCACAAGCCAGGAAATCGGTCGTCAAGGAAGCGACCTTCGTCTGGGAAGGCAAGAACAAGGACGGCAAGGTCGTCCGGGGAGAGATGCGGGCTGCCAGCGAGGCCGTCGTTCAAACGACGCTTCGGAGGCAGGGTGTGCTTGTCGGTAAAGTCAGCAAGCAACGTTTCCGTGGGGGCAGCAAGGTCACTGAAAAAGACATCACGCTGTTTACGCGCCAACTGGCCACCATGATGAAATCCGGGGTACCGCTCCTGCAAGCGTTTGATATCGTCGGTCGCGGCCACTCCAATCCGTCTGTCGGCAAGCTTCTACTCGATATCAAGGCGGATGTTGAAACCGGCAGTTCCCTTTCCCAAGCCTTTCGCAAGTACCCGCTCTACTTCGACGCGCTCTACTGCAATCTCGTCGGCGCAGGCGAGCAGGCAGGCATACTGGACAGTCTTCTGGACAGGCTCGCGACCTACAAGGAGAAGATGCTGGCAATCAAGGCCAAGATCAAGTCAGCGTTGTTCTACCCGCTTACCATCATCGTCGTCGCCTTCGTTATTACGGCGATCATCATGATCTTTGTGATCCCTGCCTTCAAGGAAGTGTTCAAGAGCTTTGGAGCAGATCTGCCCGCCCCGACGCTCATCGTCATCGCGATTTCAGACTATTTCGTCGCCTATTGGTGGGCCATATTTGGGGCCATAGGCGGCGGTATCTACGGTTTCTTCGCGGCGTACAAACGATCCGAGGCCATGCAAATCGCATTCGACCGATACGCCCTGCGGACCCCTGTCTTCGGTGACATCATCCGCAAGTCTGTCATCGCCCGATGGACGCGGACTCTCTCCACCATGTTCAGCGCCGGTGTCCCGCTGGTGGAATCACTGGAGTCCGTGGGGGGCGCAGCCGGGAACTACGTGTATAAGGTTGCCACCCGCAACATTCAGGGCGAAGTCTCGACCGGAACGAATCTCACCACCGCCATGCAGAATACCAACCTCTTCCCGAATATGGTGACTCAGATGGTCGCCATCGGAGAGGAGTCCGGCGCCCTGGACTCGATGCTCTCCAAGGTTGCCGACTTCTTCGAGGCGGAAGTGGATGATGCCGTTGCCGCCCTGTCGAGCATGATGGAGCCGCTGATCATGGTCGTCCTCGGCGTCCTCATTGGTGGCATGGTCATCGCCATGTACCTGCCCATCTTCAAACTGGGTTCCGTGGTCGGCGGCTGA
- the pilB gene encoding type IV-A pilus assembly ATPase PilB, with the protein MASTPQTAPLGGLARAMVQAGRLKEADAEQLLSQATSNKTTFIEQLVASQKASALDVARFVAETFGYPLLDLATFDEVHVPANAVDRKLIATHKVVPLNKRGNRLSVAISDPTNLRALDEIRFQTGLAVDPIVVEEPKLLPLVSKYSESAEDSLKNLASDDINLDFLDEEATKQDEAASQDIDDAPVVKFIQKMLLDAINDGASDIHFEPYEKFYRIRFRVDGILREVATPPLAIKEKIASRIKVISRLNIAEKRVPQDGRMRLVLSKSRAIDFRVSTLPTLQGEKIVLRILDPTSATLGIEALGYEPEQKAALLDAVSRPYGMVLVTGPTGSGKTVSLYTCLNILNKPGVNISTAEDPAEINLPGINQVNVDDRAGLTFSAALKSFLRQDPDVIMVGEIRDIETAEIAIKAAQTGHMVLSTLHTNDAPQTLTRLMNMGVPTFNIASSILLITAQRLARRLCNCKKPVDVPREALLNAGYTEAELDGSWALYGPGGCDRCKGSGYKGRVGIYQVMPVSEAIQRIILAGGTSLDIAAQAQKDGVKDLRTSGLLKVKQGVTSLDEVLSTTNA; encoded by the coding sequence ATGGCTTCCACACCTCAGACTGCACCTCTGGGCGGCTTGGCTCGTGCCATGGTTCAGGCCGGCCGGCTCAAGGAAGCCGACGCTGAGCAGCTCCTGTCTCAGGCCACCTCCAACAAGACAACCTTCATCGAGCAGTTGGTCGCAAGCCAGAAGGCAAGTGCCCTCGATGTCGCCCGTTTTGTCGCAGAGACCTTTGGCTATCCGCTGCTTGACTTGGCCACTTTTGATGAAGTCCACGTTCCGGCAAACGCGGTCGACCGCAAGCTGATCGCGACCCATAAGGTCGTTCCCCTCAACAAACGCGGCAACCGACTATCGGTCGCGATTTCGGATCCCACCAACCTGCGGGCGCTCGACGAGATTCGCTTTCAGACCGGCCTGGCAGTGGACCCCATCGTCGTCGAGGAGCCCAAGCTTCTTCCCCTGGTCTCCAAGTATTCGGAGTCCGCCGAAGACAGCCTCAAGAATCTCGCATCGGATGACATCAATCTCGACTTTCTTGACGAGGAAGCCACAAAACAGGACGAAGCGGCCAGCCAGGACATAGACGACGCCCCGGTCGTCAAATTCATTCAGAAAATGCTCCTGGACGCCATCAACGACGGCGCGTCCGATATCCACTTCGAACCCTACGAGAAGTTCTACCGCATCCGCTTCCGCGTCGACGGCATCCTGCGGGAGGTTGCCACCCCCCCCCTTGCGATCAAGGAAAAGATCGCTTCCCGGATCAAGGTCATTTCCAGACTCAACATTGCTGAGAAACGCGTTCCCCAGGACGGTCGCATGAGGCTGGTTCTGTCCAAGAGCCGCGCCATCGACTTTCGCGTCAGTACACTCCCGACTTTACAGGGCGAGAAAATCGTCCTGCGGATTCTAGATCCAACGTCTGCAACTCTGGGCATCGAAGCCCTAGGCTATGAGCCCGAGCAAAAGGCTGCTTTGCTCGATGCGGTGAGCCGCCCCTACGGCATGGTGCTCGTTACAGGCCCAACCGGTTCGGGCAAGACGGTCTCCCTCTATACCTGCCTGAATATCCTCAACAAGCCAGGAGTCAATATCTCCACTGCTGAGGATCCGGCCGAAATCAACCTGCCCGGCATCAATCAGGTCAACGTGGACGACAGAGCGGGCCTGACTTTCTCCGCGGCGCTCAAGTCCTTTCTGCGACAGGATCCCGATGTCATCATGGTGGGCGAAATCCGCGACATCGAGACCGCAGAGATTGCGATCAAGGCTGCTCAGACGGGTCACATGGTGCTGTCCACCCTGCACACTAACGACGCACCCCAAACCCTCACCCGGCTGATGAACATGGGCGTACCAACCTTCAACATCGCGTCCAGCATCCTGCTGATCACTGCCCAACGGCTTGCACGACGCCTGTGCAACTGCAAGAAACCGGTCGACGTCCCGAGAGAGGCGCTGCTTAACGCGGGGTACACGGAGGCCGAACTGGATGGATCCTGGGCGCTCTACGGCCCCGGTGGCTGTGATCGGTGCAAAGGCTCGGGGTATAAGGGCCGGGTTGGCATCTATCAGGTCATGCCGGTATCCGAAGCCATACAACGTATCATCCTGGCCGGCGGAACCTCGCTCGACATTGCCGCTCAGGCACAGAAGGACGGCGTCAAGGATTTGCGGACTTCCGGACTTCTCAAGGTCAAGCAGGGTGTTACCTCGCTCGATGAAGTCTTGAGCACGACCAACGCATAA
- a CDS encoding HlyC/CorC family transporter gives MSEIPLSALSLTLVALLALSGFFSLSETAMMASNRFRLRHLAQNGHRGAQVTLALLDRTDKLLGVILLGNNLVNSAAATLVSVITIELFGEGKWALGIATLSITFAILVFSEITPKIIGATYADKLALGLGFLLTPLLRLFYPVVWFVNLFAAALLRLLRLSPTPEQESARFSPEELRSLVLESAHLIPAKHRTILSNLFDLNAITVEDVMTPRAQIEILDIDRPWDEVLDQMGTSHHSRLPVCRESLDQLLGVLALRRVLGEANRGPLREEAIMDLLSDPYYVPAGTAAFTQLAYFQENRQRIGFVVDEYGDILGLLTLEDIIEEIVGKFTTSLPGLDNSLAWDTTGAALVEGSRLLRDINRMLALDLPVDGPKTLNGLLLEQLQDIPEAGVSVKIAGVAIEVVYTEDRSVKTARLFRPHT, from the coding sequence TTGAGCGAGATTCCTCTTTCGGCTCTGTCGCTGACGCTCGTCGCCCTGTTGGCACTGTCCGGCTTCTTTTCGCTGAGCGAGACGGCGATGATGGCGTCGAACCGCTTTCGGTTGCGCCATCTGGCTCAGAACGGGCACCGTGGCGCCCAGGTAACGCTGGCACTTCTGGATCGGACCGACAAGCTCCTGGGCGTCATCCTTCTCGGTAACAATCTCGTCAATTCAGCGGCGGCCACCCTGGTCAGCGTCATCACCATCGAGTTGTTCGGCGAAGGAAAATGGGCACTGGGGATTGCCACACTGTCCATTACCTTCGCCATTCTGGTCTTCTCCGAGATTACACCCAAAATCATCGGGGCCACCTACGCCGACAAACTGGCCTTGGGCCTGGGATTTCTGCTGACCCCACTCCTCCGGCTGTTTTACCCAGTCGTATGGTTTGTCAATCTGTTTGCCGCCGCGCTCCTACGCCTTCTCCGTCTTTCTCCGACACCTGAGCAGGAGTCGGCGCGGTTCTCGCCCGAGGAGCTGCGCTCGCTCGTCCTTGAATCGGCTCATCTGATTCCCGCCAAGCACCGAACCATTCTCTCCAATTTGTTCGATCTGAATGCCATTACCGTCGAAGATGTCATGACACCGCGGGCTCAGATCGAGATCCTAGACATCGACCGCCCCTGGGACGAGGTACTCGACCAGATGGGGACCAGCCACCACAGCCGCCTTCCGGTCTGCCGGGAATCTCTGGACCAACTGCTCGGGGTCCTCGCCCTTCGGCGAGTATTGGGGGAAGCCAATCGCGGCCCCCTGAGGGAAGAAGCCATCATGGATTTGCTTTCGGACCCGTACTACGTGCCGGCCGGTACCGCGGCTTTCACGCAACTGGCCTACTTCCAGGAAAATCGTCAGCGGATCGGCTTCGTCGTCGACGAGTATGGCGACATTTTAGGATTACTGACACTGGAGGACATCATTGAGGAAATCGTGGGGAAATTCACCACTTCGCTTCCGGGTCTGGACAATTCGCTTGCCTGGGACACTACGGGAGCTGCGCTCGTCGAAGGCAGCCGACTCCTGCGAGACATCAACCGGATGCTCGCGCTGGACCTCCCCGTAGATGGCCCCAAAACCCTCAACGGCCTTCTCTTGGAGCAACTCCAGGACATCCCGGAAGCCGGGGTAAGCGTCAAGATTGCGGGTGTCGCCATTGAGGTCGTCTATACCGAGGACCGCAGCGTCAAGACAGCACGCCTGTTCCGACCCCACACCTAG
- the ccsA gene encoding cytochrome c biogenesis protein CcsA, which produces MGAIVIQLMPHILAAALYGGLGYHFWNSRWREIDRSGVAVPMQSWERAAIGSALLVHGFGIHSALFSEVGMRFSFSFALSLMMALAVLIYWLESFMARMEGLQPMVLPLASVCALLPAIFPHVHLVAHAEATGFKLHFLAAMLAYSLFTLSALHAIFMGFTERALHQRTLTRSLASLPPLLTMEKLLFRMLLMGFVLLSLTLGSGVFFSEKIFGRALKLDHKTLFAFASWAIFATLLVGRHAWGWRGKKALHWTLSGFAVLLLAYVGSRFVAEVILGH; this is translated from the coding sequence ATGGGCGCTATTGTAATTCAGCTGATGCCGCACATTCTGGCAGCCGCACTGTACGGGGGACTCGGCTACCACTTCTGGAATTCCCGCTGGCGAGAAATCGACAGATCTGGTGTTGCCGTCCCCATGCAATCCTGGGAGCGCGCGGCGATCGGCAGCGCTTTGCTCGTCCATGGTTTCGGCATCCACAGTGCTCTGTTCAGCGAAGTCGGCATGCGCTTCTCGTTCAGCTTCGCGCTTTCTCTGATGATGGCCCTGGCCGTCCTCATCTACTGGCTGGAGAGTTTCATGGCCCGCATGGAAGGCCTGCAGCCCATGGTGCTCCCCCTGGCATCCGTCTGCGCCCTCCTTCCGGCCATCTTCCCCCACGTTCATCTGGTGGCACACGCCGAAGCAACGGGCTTCAAGCTCCACTTCCTGGCGGCAATGCTCGCCTATAGCCTGTTTACCCTGTCGGCACTCCACGCCATTTTCATGGGATTCACCGAGCGTGCCCTGCACCAGCGCACACTGACCCGCAGCCTCGCCAGCCTACCGCCGCTCCTGACCATGGAGAAACTGCTTTTTCGCATGCTCCTTATGGGCTTCGTATTGCTCAGCCTCACTCTGGGGAGTGGCGTCTTTTTTTCGGAAAAGATATTCGGCAGGGCACTGAAGCTCGACCACAAGACCCTCTTCGCCTTCGCCTCCTGGGCCATATTCGCCACCCTACTGGTCGGCCGGCACGCCTGGGGCTGGCGCGGAAAAAAAGCCTTGCACTGGACCCTGTCTGGGTTTGCAGTGCTCCTTTTGGCCTACGTGGGCAGCCGCTTCGTCGCTGAAGTCATTCTCGGGCACTGA